In Hemitrygon akajei chromosome 12, sHemAka1.3, whole genome shotgun sequence, a single window of DNA contains:
- the LOC140736913 gene encoding uncharacterized protein codes for METAERWKMYLCLFVAVIFTSLENSTEEPFGSTERAPSNTTPLFNLLSSTKGLVKPTEHTASSNISHDTNLDVMGHSSAPSLKNGTGFITPMENSTVSALTHNAEMSELTQKNEMATSVTYGDPLAGSETQIRISKPTVSPTSTSSLNTDTVNVTVGPYVTESHGHVVKAVSTVAVTSIPQQMRTTRKMDATVQGSGYETTIEPKKMSPTTPTEHEGSKELANDTMAESETPQVLTTLQESKTTPTTVTSSTPVGISTTTETTPTSRPSTTQATGIVTSQTIINKTTKLFSTQQNEDSMANGKKMVNGKPASNLNKMDPLVIGMITVFFIIIGIVSLLGYLKYRQRINQPEFRRLHELPMDDMMEEDTPLSLYSY; via the exons AAAATTCTACTGAAGAGCCATTTGGTTCAACGGAAAGGGCACCGAGCAATACCACACCTTTGTTTAATCTGCTATCAAGTACAAAGGGATTAGTTAAACCGACAGAACATACAGCCAGTAGTAATATAAGCCATGATACCAACCTGGACGTAATGGGTCATTCTTCTGCACCAAGCCTGAAAAATGGAACTGGTTTTATTACTCCAATGGAAAATTCAACTGTTAGTGCTTTAACTCACAATGCAGAGATGAGCGAACTCACCCAAAAAAATGAAATGGCTACTAGTGTTACATATGGAGACCCTCTGGCAGGAAGTGAAACACAAATCAGAATTAGCAAACCGACTGTGAGTCCTACAAGCACCAGTAGCCTCAATACAGATACAGTGAATGTCACTGTAGGTCCTTATGTGACTGAGAGTCATGGTCACGTTGTGAAAGCTGTATCCACCGTTGCGGTGACAAGCATCCCACAGCAAATGAGGACGACCAGGAAAATGGATGCAACTGTGCAAGGATCTGGGTACGAGACAACAATTGAGCCAAAGAAGATGTCTCCTACAACACCTACAGAGCACGAGGGATCGAAAG AATTGGCCAATGACACTATGGCAGAATCTGAAACTCCGCAAGTGCTAACAACTTTGCAGGAATCCAAGACCACGCCGACTACAGTGACATCCAGTACCCCTGTTGGGATTTCCACCACCACAGAAACTACGCCCACCAGCCGACCTAGCACCACCCAAGCCACAGGAATTGTCACAAGTCAgacaatcatcaacaaaacaaccAAGTTATTTTCTACACAGCAGAATGAGGACAGTATGGCCAATGGCAAAAAGATGGTGAATG GGAAGCCAGCTTCTAATCTAAACAAAATGGATCCCCTGGTTATAGGAATGATTACAGTTTTCTTCATAATAATTGGAATTGTTTCACTTCTTGGATATCTGAAGTATCGGCAACGAATCAACCAACCGGAATTTAGGCGCCTTCATGAGCTCCCAATG